The following coding sequences lie in one Dromaius novaehollandiae isolate bDroNov1 unplaced genomic scaffold, bDroNov1.hap1 HAP1_SCAFFOLD_56, whole genome shotgun sequence genomic window:
- the LOC135325744 gene encoding olfactory receptor 14A16-like, producing MSNSSSLNEFLLLAFADRRELQLLHFSLFLGIYLAALLGNGLIITAVACDHRLHTPMYFFLLNLSLLDLASISTTVPKSMANSLWDTRAISYLGCAAQVFLVVCLFGGEYSLLTVMAYDRYVAICRPLHYGTIMGSRACVKMAAAAWASGFLNALLHTANTFSIPLCQDNTVGQFFCEIPQILKLSCSDSYLREVGLLVVSVFLVFVCFVFIVVSYVQIFTAVLRIPSEQGRHKAFSMCLPHLAVVSLFLSTVMFAYLKPPSISSPALDLMVAVLYSVVPPTLNPLIYSMRNKELQDALRKVISSPVFSSGNIAIALHK from the coding sequence atgtccaacagcagctccctcaatgagttcctcctcctggcatttgcggacagacgggagctgcagctcttgcacttctcgctcttcctgggcatctacctggctgccctcctgggcaacggcctcatcatcacagccgtagcctgcgaccaccgcctccacacccccatgtacttcttcctcctcaacctctccctcctcgaccttgcctccatctccaccactgtccccaaatccatggccaattccttgtgggacaccagggccatttcctacttgggatgtgctgctcaggtcttcctggttgtgtgcttgtttggaggagagtattctctcctcactgtcatggcctatgaccgctacgttgccatctgcagacccctgcactacgggaccatcatgggcagcagagcttgtgtcaaaatggcagcagctgcctgggccagtggctttctcaatgctctcctgcacactgcgaacacattttcaataccactctgccaagacAACACagtgggccagttcttctgtgaaatcccccagatcctcaagctctcctgctcagactcctacctcagggaagtggggcttcttgtggttagtgtttttttagtctttgtgtgttttgttttcattgtggtgtcctatgtgcagatcttcactgctgtgctgaggatcccctctgagcagggccggcacaaagccttttccatgtgcctccctcacctggccgtggtctccttgtttctcagcactgtcatgtttgcctacctgaagcccccctccatctcctccccagctctggatctgatggtggctgttctgtactcggtggtgcctccaactctgaaccccctcatctacagcatgaggaacaaggagctccaggatgccctgaggaaagtgatttcatcgccagttttcagcagtggtaacattgccattgctctccacaaatga